One Helianthus annuus cultivar XRQ/B chromosome 7, HanXRQr2.0-SUNRISE, whole genome shotgun sequence genomic region harbors:
- the LOC118480508 gene encoding uncharacterized protein LOC118480508 has product MLRFESSSGTLFTFLFFFIFNSNPSSSPTSFTDLRRLISHIVSSFSILISDLHRNLSYNIIQFYSRNSSPNHRFRGDELLSCLKGTEAAGVVTAVGTGVCDLKIGDVVYHHFGSQVEQGHKVLVHAAAGGVGSVFCQVGKYAWCHCHWNCINQIEGFASK; this is encoded by the exons ATGCTCAGGTTCGAATCCTCTTCAGGAACTTTATttacttttcttttctttttcatcttcAACTCAAACCCTAGCTCTTCTCCGACGTCGTTTACAGATCTCCGTCGACTAATTTCTCACATTGTTTCATCATTCAGTATTTTAATATCAGATCTGCATCGAAATCTATCTTATAATATTATTCAATTTTACAGCCGAAATTCATCCCCAAACCACCGGTTCAGAGGAGACGAACTCTTGTCTTGCCTAAAAG GGACAGAGGCAGCAGGTGTGGTGACAGCCGTTGGGACAGGGGTGTGTGATTTGAAAATTGGGGATGTTGTTTATCATCATTTCGGGAGTCAG GTAGAACAAGGACACAAGGTGTTGGTTCATGCAGCAGCAGGCGGGGTTGGTTCTGTGTTTTGCCAAGTGGGCAAATATGCTTGGTGCCACTGTCATTGGAACTGTATCAACCAAATAGAAGGCTTTGCAAGCAAATGA
- the LOC110867220 gene encoding U-box domain-containing protein 52-like, producing the protein MSFTPRVNQVLDKRLSLPEKLESTIRDKLIDSLHWQTIGSGQVVSRFRTDCGESEFWRRENWFPTNRCVCVNHGCLVYEYMENGSLDERLFRKNDTPPIPWFDRFRIAWEVASALNFLHNAKPKSIVHRDLKPANILLDKNLVSKIGDVGLSTMLQSDFSSTSTIYKDTSPAGTLCYIDPEYQRTGLVSPKSDVYALGMVILQLLTARPAIAVTHVVETALENDELASVLDQDAGDWPIDEAKELAYLGLSCAELRRKDRPDLKNKVLPVLERLKAVADAAQRSTSMTRPTPPSPIRKDVMVDPCVASDGYTYDRRAIEQWLEESDSSPMTNLPLTSRSLTPNYTLLSAIMEWKSTT; encoded by the exons ATGTCGTTTACTCCGCGTGTCAACCAGGTGCTCGATAAAAGGCTTAGCCTACCAGAAAAGTTGGAATCCACT ATAAGAGATAAATTAATAGATTCATTACATTGGCAAACAATCGGGTCAGGTCAGGTTGTGTCAAGGTTCAGAACAGATTGCGGAGAGAGTGAGTTCTGGCGG AGGGAGAATTGGTTTCCAACTAATCGGTGTGTGTGTGTCAATCATGGTTGTTTGGTCTACGAGTACATGGAAAACGGGAGTTTGGACGAGCGATTATTTCGCAAAAACGACACACCACCGATCCCGTGGTTCGACCGGTTCCGAATTGCGTGGGAAGTAGCATCAGCTCTAAACTTCCTTCATAATGCGAAACCAAAATCAATCGTTCATCGTGACCTAAAACCAGCAAATATACTGCTTGATAAAAATCTCGTGAGCAAAATAGGGGACGTTGGTCTCTCAACAATGCTTCAATCAGACTTCTCTTCCACATCCACCATTTACAAAGACACGAGTCCAGCGGGAACCCTTTGTTATATTGATCCAGAGTATCAACGAACAGGATTAGTATCTCCAAAATCCGATGTATACGCTCTTGGTATGGTGATTTTGCAGCTGCTGACCGCAAGACCAGCAATTGCAGTTACTCATGTGGTGGAAACAGCTCTTGAAAACGATGAGTTAGCCAGTGTGTTGGATCAAGATGCAGGCGACTGGCCGATTGATGAAGCGAAAGAGTTAGCATATTTGGGGTTGAGCTGCGCTGAGCTTCGAAGAAAAGATAGACCAGATTTGAAAAACAAGGTTCTTCCTGTAttggaacgactaaaagcagtcGCAGATGCAGCTCAAAGATCCACATCCATGACGCGACCCACCCCTCCTAGCCCAATACGCAAG GATGTTATGGTTGATCCATGTGTTGCTTCTGATGGCTACACGTACGATCGCAGGGCGATAGAACAATGGCTTGAAGAGAGTGATAGCTCCCCGATGACTAATTTACCGTTGACGAGTAGGAGCTTAACGCCTAATTACACGCTTCTTTCGGCAATCATGGAGTGGAAATCAACAACCTAA
- the LOC110867221 gene encoding receptor-like protein EIX2, whose translation MSAKSLVFCQSFLFVILMHFATFSKLIHHSAAQSGTTGDRLALLAIKSMIKGDPHGLLTSWNHSSTDFCQWQGVTCSLHHQRVTHLNLSNGGLIGTLSPSIGNLSFLSVIQLFNNSFSGEIPPEIGRLFRLRQLRLTYNSFMGNIPATIMNCSNLQFLKLGGNHLVGKIPDAIGSLSMLSILSLPLNILQGGIPPEIGRLFRLRELRLHNNFFTGNIPATIMNCSNLQVLSLGNNNLVGKIPDGIGSLSMLSFLSLDGNILQGGVPPFIANLTLLDTLSLTHCQLGGSFPNLFHRLTNLRRLSMAGNNLIGTFLPSLYNFSSLEELRLFDNKLTGRLPKNLGSIMPHLVQLLLGNNHIYGNLVSIPPTLHKLDMSNNYFGGKLPSLTNGSALTYLDLSNNYFVGSLHNLVCSNGVNTIELVHLGHNQLSGVIPECWEKWSSLKVLLLSENNLSGEIPRTLGSVPLLQLVFMGWNMISGSLPSSLTNLSYLKILELENNNLAGIIPPWIGMKLTMLKILNLRSNNFYGNIPNQLCYLSHVQVLDLAHNNLSGNIPRCFNNFSVLSGKETNLEVQFSFNFDDVIFTVYDLLVMKGREDTYGSILGLVTLLDLSSNNLSGQIPSELTTLHKLKSLNLSRNQLTGRIPNKIGDMKSLESFDLSVNNLSGELPTSLSGLNFLGTFNVSYNNLIGRIPTGTQIQSFNESSFIGNKLCGAPLSNDCVHADKPDTTSDQKEDGGSHNVDWGLIISIALGFIIGFWGIVVSLMLNRSWRITYFRLMRKLIKV comes from the coding sequence ATGAGTGCCAAAAGTTTAGTTTTCTGTCAGTCATTTCTCTTCGTCATCCTCATGCACTTTGCAACGTTTTCCAAACTCATCCACCACTCTGCAGCACAGAGCGGCACCACCGGTGATCGTCTGGCACTGCTTGCCATCAAATCCATGATTAAAGGTGACCCACATGGTCTCTTGACCTCATGGAACCATTCCAGCACTGATTTTTGCCAATGGCAAGGTGTTACATGCAGCCTTCACCACCAAAGAGTCACCCACTTGAACCTCTCAAACGGAGGCTTAATTGGTACGTTGTCTCCTTCCATCGGTAATCTAAGCTTTCTCAGCGTCATTCAGCTTTTTAACAACTCATTTTCCGGTGAAATTCCACCTGAAATTGGTCGTCTCTTTAGATTACGACAACTACGTCTCACTTACAACTCTTTCATGGGAAACATTCCAGCCACCATAATGAACTGCTCCAACCTCCAATTTCTTAAGTTGGGTGGAAATCATCTGGTCGGCAAGATCCCAGATGCGATCGGTTCATTGTCCATGCTAAGCATCCTCTCCCTTCCCCTCAACATTCTACAAGGCGGGATTCCACCTGAAATTGGCCGTCTCTTTAGATTACGAGAATTACGTCTTCATAACAACTTTTTCACCGGAAACATTCCGGCCACCATAATGAACTGCTCCAACCTCCAAGTCCTTAGCTTGGGTAACAATAATCTGGTTGGCAAGATCCCCGATGGGATTGGTTCATTGTCCATGCTAAGTTTCCTCTCCCTTGACGGCAACATTCTACAAGGCGGGGTTCCACCCTTCATCGCAAATCTTACATTGCTTGATACACTTTCTCTCACCCACTGTCAACTTGGTGGAAGCTTTCCCAACTTATTCCACCGGCTGACTAACCTGAGAAGACTTTCAATGGCTGGAAACAACCTTATTGGTACCTTTCTACCTTCTCTTTATAATTTTTCATCTTTAGAAGAACTGAGGCTCTTTGATAATAAACTCACTGGTAGATTACCCAAAAATCTTGGTTCAATAATGCCTCATCTTGTACAACTTTTATTGGGAAACAATCATATATACGGAAATTTAGTGTCCATCCCTCCGACACTTCATAAGCTGGACATGTCAAATAACTATTTTGGTGGAAAATTACCTTCTCTCACAAACGGTTCGGCTTTAACATATTTGGACCTATCAAATAACTATTTTGTTGGATCATTACATAATTTGGTTTGTTCCAACGGGGTGAACACGATCGAGTTGGTTCATTTGGGACATAATCAGTTGTCGGGTGTTATTCCGGAGTGTTGGGAGAAGTGGTCGAGCTTGAAAGTCTTACTCTTAAGTGAAAATAATTTGTCTGGTGAGATTCCAAGAACATTGGGCTCTGTACCTTTGTTGCAATTAGTGTTCATGGGTTGGAACATGATTTCAGGAAGCTTACCTTCTTCGCTAACGAATCTGTCATACTTAAAGATCCTTGAACTTGAAAATAATAATCTTGCAGGAATCATTCCACCATGGATTGGAATGAAACTCACTATGTTGAAAATTCTCAATCTTAGATCCAACAATTTTTACGGAAATATTCCTAACCAGCTATGTTATCTTTCACATGTTCAAGTATTGGATCTCGCTCATAATAACCTCTCAGGAAATATTCCTAGATGCTTCAACAACTTTAGTGTGCTTTCGGGCAAAGAAACTAATTTAGAGGTTCAATTTTCATTCAATTTTGACGATGTTATTTTTACTGTTTATGATTTATTGGTGATGAAGGGACGAGAAGACACTTATGGATCTATTCTAGGACTAGTCACGCTTTTGGACCTTTCGAGCAACAATTTGTCTGGGCAGATCCCTAGTGAGCTCACGACCCTCCACAAGTTAAAATCATTGAATTTATCAAGAAATCAATTGACAGGAAGGATCCCAAATAAGATAGGAGACATGAAATCACTTGAGTCTTTTGATTTATCAGTAAACAATCTTTCTGGGGAACTTCCTACGAGTTTGTCAGGGTTGAATTTCTTGGGTACCTTTAACGTGTCCTACAACAATTTGATTGGAAGAATTCCAACAGGTACACAAATTCAAAGCTTCAATGAGTCCAGTTTCATTGGAAACAAACTTTGTGGAGCTCCACTAAGTAATGATTGCGTACATGCTGACAAACCCGATACAACAAGCGACCAAAAAGAAGACGGTGGATCACACAATGTAGATTGGGGGTTGATTATTAGCATAGCGCTTGGATTTATTATTGGGTTTTGGGGCATTGTGGTTTCATTAATGCTCAATAGATCATGGAGAATCACGTATTTCCGTCTCATGAGGAAATTGATCAAGGTATAA